CGAGTTCCGCAACCAGGGCATCACTTCGATCATCATTTCCCACAAGCTGAACGAGATCCGCAAGGTCGCCGACCAGATCACCGTCCTGCGCGACGGCATGACCGTCAAGACGCTCGACTGTCACACGGACGAGATCAGCGAAGACATCATCATCAAGAACATGGTGGGCCGAGATCTGGCCGACCGCTATCCGCCGCGCTCCGTGCCGATCGGCGAGACGATCTTCGAAGTGAAGAACTGGAACGCCTATCACCAGCAGCACCGCGACCGCCAAGTGCTGCACGACATCAACGTCAATGTCCGCAAGGGCGAGGTCGTCGGCATTGCCGGTCTCATGGGGGCTGGCCGCACCGAATTCGCGATGAGCGTCTTCGGCAAATCCTATGGCCACAAAGTCAGCGGCGAGGTCTTCGTCAATGGCAAGGCTGTCGATGTCAGCACTGTGCGCAAGGCGATCGACGCCGGTCTTGCCTATGTCACCGAGGACCGCAAGCAACTCGGTCTCGTGCTCAGCGACAGCATTCTGCACAATACGACGCTTGCCAATCTCAATGGGATTTCGAGCAATAGCGTCATCGACGACATCAAGGAGATGAAGGTCGCGACCGATTACCGGTCGAAGCTGCGCATCCGCTCCTCTGGCGTCTTCCAGGAAACGGTCAATCTTTCGGGCGGCAACCAACAGAAGGTCGTGCTGTCGAAGTGGCTGTTTTCCGATCCAGATATTTTGATCCTCGACGAGCCGACCCGCGGTATCGACGTTGGCGCAAAGTACGAAATCTATACTATCATCAACCAGCTTGCCGCCGATGGAAAGGGCGTTCTGATGATCTCATCGGAAATGCCCGAACTGCTTGGCACATGTGACCGCATCTACGTGATGAACGAAGGACGCATCGTCGCGGAACTGCCGAAGGGAGAAGCAAGCCAGGAAACTATCATGCGCGCTATCATGCGCTCAGGGGAGAAGAGACAATGACTCCGGTCAACCCGACAACCGAGCATAGCAACGTCGTTTCCGTTGCCGATTATATCCGCGGCAATATTCGTGAATACGGCATGCTCATCGCACTCGTCGCGATCATGGTGTTCTTCCAGTTCTATACCGGCGGCATTCTCTTCAAGCCGGTCAACCTGACGAACCTTGTTCTGCAGAACTCCTTCATCGTCATCATGGCGCTCGGCATGCTGCTCGTCATCGTCGCCGGCCATATCGACCTGTCGGTGGGCTCGATCGTCGCCTTTGTTGGTGCGCTCGCGGCGATCTTCACCGTGTCATGGGGCATGAATTTCTGGCTTGCCGGCCTGATCTGCCTGATCGTGGGCGGCATCATCGGCGCGGCGCAGGGCTATTTCATCGCCTATCACCGCATTCCGTCGTTCATCGTGACGCTTGCCGGCATGCTTGTTTTCCGCGGCCTGACGCTGACGGTTCTGAACGGCAAGAATATCGGTCCGTTCCCGAAGGAGTTCCAGGTCATCAGCACCGGCTTCCTGCCGGGCGACATGATCGACATTGCCGGCACACCCGTGCAGTCGACCTCGCTGATCCTGACCGTGATCCTGCCTGTGATCCTCTTCTACCTCGCCTGGCGTCGCCGCAAGGTGAACGAAGACCACGGCATCGATGTCGAGCCGATGGGTTTCTTCATCGTCCAGAACCTGGTCGTTTCGCTCGCAATCCTGTGGATCGGCTATCTGCTCTCCACCTATAAGGGCCTGCCGAACGTTCTCGTCGTCATGCTGGTGCTGATTGCGATCTACGCCTTCATCACCCGCCGGACCACGATCGGCCGTCGCATCTATGCCATGGGCGGCAATTCGAAGGCGACCAAGCTTTCAGGCATCAATACCGAGCGGCTGAGCTTCTACACCTTCGTCAATATGGGCGTGCTTGCAGGCCTTGCCGGCATGATCATCGCGCTTCGCCTGAACTCGGCAACGCCGAAGGCCGGCGTCGGTTTCGAGCTCGACGTCATTGCGGCCTGCTTCATCGGCGGCGCCTCGGCGTCCGGCGGCGTCGGCAAGATCACCGGCGCGGTCATCGGCGCGTTCATCATGGGCGTCATGAATAACGGGATGTCGATCGTCGGGCTCGGCATCGACTTCCAGCAGATGGTGAAGGGCCTCGTGCTTCTCGCCGCAGTGTTCTTCGACGTTTACAACAAGAACAAGGGCTGAGCGCCTCAAGGCGCCAGCCAGGCATTCGCAGTCCTATGAATGATGGATTCCGGCTCCTGATGGAGCCGGACAGGCGGAGCTTTTTCCTGTCTTCGCCGAAACGAGAAGGATCGAAGACGTGCTTATTTCACAGATCAAGGGTGCAAACGGAGAGATCATCGTCGCCGTGCGTGAGCAGGGCGGCGCTGCAAGGTCGGTCAAGAACGCCGTCAGCGTCTATGCGCTGGCGATGGAAGCCGCAGACGGCGGCAAGTCTCTTGCCTCGGTCATCGAAGCCCATGGCTACGGCGATGCCGTCGATCTTGAAAAGGCCTATGCGGAAGGCCGCTTCCTTCCGCCGATCACCCATCCAGATGCCGCGCACCTGCATCTGACCGGCACCGGCCTGACACATTTGGGCTCGGCGGCAACGCGCGATTCCATGCACAAGAAGACCACCGAAGCCGCCGAGGAAACCCTCACGGACTCGATGAAGATGTTCAAGATGGGTCTCGAGAACGGCAAGCCGAAGGCCGGCGAAAAGGGCGTCCAGCCCGAATGGTTCTACAAGGGCAACGGCCATGGCGCCGCAGCCCCCGGCGCGCCGCTCATCTCGCCTTCCTTCGCGCTCGACGGCGGCGAGGAGCCGGAGATGGCCGGCATCTACGTGATCGCCAAGGACGGCTCGCCCTTCCGTATCGGTTTTGCGCTGTCGAACGAATTTTCCGATCACGTTACCGAGCGGATCAACTATCTCTATCTCGCCCATTCGAAGCTGCGCCCGGCCAGCTTCGGCCCGGAAATCCGCGTCGGCGCGGCGCCTGAGGATATTCGCGGCACTTCGCGCATCAAGCGCGGCGACAAGGTGATCTTCGAAAAGCCGTTCCTATCAGGTGAGGCGAACATGTCGCACACCTTCGCCAATCTGGAATATCACCATTTCAAATATGGCCTCTTCCGTGCTCCGGGCGATGTTCATGTCCATATGTTCGGCACGGCGACCCTTTCCTTTGCCGACGGCGTCAAGACCGAAGAGGGC
The nucleotide sequence above comes from Rhizobium indicum. Encoded proteins:
- the mmsB gene encoding multiple monosaccharide ABC transporter permease, with translation MTPVNPTTEHSNVVSVADYIRGNIREYGMLIALVAIMVFFQFYTGGILFKPVNLTNLVLQNSFIVIMALGMLLVIVAGHIDLSVGSIVAFVGALAAIFTVSWGMNFWLAGLICLIVGGIIGAAQGYFIAYHRIPSFIVTLAGMLVFRGLTLTVLNGKNIGPFPKEFQVISTGFLPGDMIDIAGTPVQSTSLILTVILPVILFYLAWRRRKVNEDHGIDVEPMGFFIVQNLVVSLAILWIGYLLSTYKGLPNVLVVMLVLIAIYAFITRRTTIGRRIYAMGGNSKATKLSGINTERLSFYTFVNMGVLAGLAGMIIALRLNSATPKAGVGFELDVIAACFIGGASASGGVGKITGAVIGAFIMGVMNNGMSIVGLGIDFQQMVKGLVLLAAVFFDVYNKNKG
- the araD1 gene encoding AraD1 family protein, coding for MLISQIKGANGEIIVAVREQGGAARSVKNAVSVYALAMEAADGGKSLASVIEAHGYGDAVDLEKAYAEGRFLPPITHPDAAHLHLTGTGLTHLGSAATRDSMHKKTTEAAEETLTDSMKMFKMGLENGKPKAGEKGVQPEWFYKGNGHGAAAPGAPLISPSFALDGGEEPEMAGIYVIAKDGSPFRIGFALSNEFSDHVTERINYLYLAHSKLRPASFGPEIRVGAAPEDIRGTSRIKRGDKVIFEKPFLSGEANMSHTFANLEYHHFKYGLFRAPGDVHVHMFGTATLSFADGVKTEEGDVFEIEVAEFGLALRNPLKVAAEEEIAVRQL
- the mmsA gene encoding multiple monosaccharide ABC transporter ATP-binding protein, with the protein product MDNTILEMRSITKTFPGVKALENVNLKVRQGEIHALVGENGAGKSTLMKVLSGVYPTGSYEGDIVYEGETRNFKVLKDSEEIGIVIIHQELALVPLLSIGENIFLGNENAKNGVISWEETFNRTKKLLTKVGLRESPNTLVTDIGVGKQQLVEIAKALSKSVKLLILDEPTASLNEKDSDALLNLLIEFRNQGITSIIISHKLNEIRKVADQITVLRDGMTVKTLDCHTDEISEDIIIKNMVGRDLADRYPPRSVPIGETIFEVKNWNAYHQQHRDRQVLHDINVNVRKGEVVGIAGLMGAGRTEFAMSVFGKSYGHKVSGEVFVNGKAVDVSTVRKAIDAGLAYVTEDRKQLGLVLSDSILHNTTLANLNGISSNSVIDDIKEMKVATDYRSKLRIRSSGVFQETVNLSGGNQQKVVLSKWLFSDPDILILDEPTRGIDVGAKYEIYTIINQLAADGKGVLMISSEMPELLGTCDRIYVMNEGRIVAELPKGEASQETIMRAIMRSGEKRQ